A genomic region of Vitis vinifera cultivar Pinot Noir 40024 chromosome 7, ASM3070453v1 contains the following coding sequences:
- the LOC100853005 gene encoding protein LIFEGUARD 2, with translation MWQRTFPKSDVEAGARPLYPMMLENPQLRWAFIRKIYSIVAVQLLLTIAVAAVVVTVHPIAYFFVSTGAGLALYIVLIFVPFIVLCPLYYYHQRHPVNYLLLGVFTVSLAFVVGLTCAFTSGKVILESVILTTVVVVSLTLYTFWAAKRGYDFNFLGPFLFGAILVLMVFALIQILFPLGRLSVMIYGLLASLIFCGYIIYDTDNLIKRYSYDEYIWAAVSLYLDVINLFLALLTVFRAADS, from the exons ATGTGGCAACGGACGTTTCCGAAATCTGACGTGGAGGCCGGAGCGCGGCCACTATATCCGATGATGCTGGAGAATCCACAACTCCGGTGGGCGTTTATTCGGAAGATATACTCTATCGTGGCGGTACAGTTGCTTCTCACAATCGCCGTCGCCGCCGTCGTAGTTACTGTACATCCGATCGCTTACTTCTTTGTCTCCACCGGGGCCGGACTGGCTCTCTACATTGTTCTTATCTTCGTTCCTTTTATCG TGTTGTGTCCATTGTATTACTATCACCAGCGGCATCCGGTGAACTATCTTCTTCTTGGAGTTTTTACGGTTTCTCTCGCTTTTGTTGTTGGATTGACATGTGCATTTACGAGTG GCAAGGTTATTCTGGAATCTGTCATTCTAACAACTGTTGTAGTTGTAAGTCTCACTCTCTACACATTCTGGGCGGCAAAGAGAGGCTATGATTTCAATTTCTTGGGTCCCTTCTTGTTTGGTGCCATTCTTGTGCTTATGGTCTTTGCTTTGATTCAG ATACTTTTTCCCCTGGGTAGACTCTCAGTGATGATATATGGTTTGTTGGCATCACTCATATTTTGTGGCTACATTATATATGACACGGACAACCTGATCAAACGTTACTCCTATGATGAATACATCTGGGCTGCAGTCTCTCTGTACCTAGACGTCATCAACCTCTTCCTTGCCCTGCTAACTGTTTTCAGAGCTGCTGACAGTTAA
- the LOC100854030 gene encoding VAN3-binding protein isoform X2 — translation MEMDHGIGIGGRLPETPPEPMEFLSRSWSASALQVSKALPPPPFPLSFPHPSFHSKAASSATIPVHEDLAGESEEPVTIAGNPFSFASSATSQLVLERIMSQSEVNAITPGRLSHSSGPLNGGQSCGGSLTEETDSPPVSPSDEFDDVVKFFSANNTLQTQFFGGRSGPGSGGNTPGGGARTVGRWLKDRREKKKEESRAQNAQLHAAVSVAGVAAAIAAMAAATAASSGSRKDEHMTKTDMAVASAATLVAAQCVEAAEAMGAERHHLASVVSSAVNVHSHDDILTLTAAAATALRGAATLKARALKEVWNVAAVIPVERGIGNGVSGNANNTQPNGKNSSETFPRENFIGVCSQELLARGSELLKRTRNGDLHWKMVFVYIHRTGQVMLKMKSRHVAGTITKKKKIVVLEVVKDMPAWPGRHLLEGGEQRHYFGLKTTPRGVVEFECRNQREYDIWTQGVERLLTIVAERRNRYREQK, via the exons ATGGAAATGGACCACGGAATCGGTATCGGAGGGCGGCTGCCGGAGACCCCACCGGAGCCGATGGAGTTCCTGTCTCGGTCGTGGAGCGCCTCGGCTCTTCAAGTCTCCAAAGCTCTCCCTCCTCctccttttcctctttcttttcctcatccttcttttcaTTCCAAGGCTGCCAGCTCCGCCACCATTCCCGTCCACGAAGACCTCGCCGGAGAGTCCGAGGAGCCGGTCACCATTGCCGGGAACCCCTTCTCTTTTGCTTCCTCTGCCACTTCTCAGCTCGTCCTCGAACGCATAATGTCGCAATCA GAAGTGAATGCAATTACGCCTGGGAGGTTATCACACAGTAGTGGACCATTGAACGGTGGGCAGAGCTGTGGAGGGTCTCTTACAGAAGAAACAGACAGCCCACCAGTTTCTCCTTCGGATGAGTTCGACGACGTCGTTAAG TTCTTCAGTGCAAACAACACCCTCCAAACCCAGTTCTTTGGGGGCCGGAGTGGTCCCGGCAGCGGCGGAAACACCCCTGGGGGTGGAGCTAGGACAGTTGGGAGGTGGTTGAAGGACAGGagggagaagaagaaagaggagaGCAGAGCTCAAAATGCCCAGCTCCATGCGGCTGTTTCGGTTGCTGGTGTGGCTGCTGCTATAGCAGCCATGGCTGCAGCCACAGCGGCTTCATCTGGGTCAAGGAAAGATGAGCATATGACAAAAACAGACATGGCTGTTGCCTCAGCTGCAACGTTGGTGGCAGCACAGTGTGTGGAGGCTGCAGAAGCAATGGGAGCTGAGCGCCACCACCTTGCTTCCGTTGTTAGCTCTGCAGTTAATGTCCATTCTCATGATGATATCCTCACTCTCACTGCTGCAGCTGCCACAG CTCTGCGTGGGGCGGCGACCCTGAAAGCGAGAGCATTGAAAGAGGTGTGGAATGTGGCAGCAGTTATACCAGTGGAGAGAGGGATCGGAAATGGTGTAAGTGGTAATGCTAATAACACTCAGCCTAATGGTAAGAACAGCAGTGAGACCTTTCCCAGAGAGAATTTCATTGGTGTCTGTAGTCAAGAGCTGCTTGCCAGGGGCTCTGAGCTTCTCAAGAGAACTCGCAACG GTGATCTTCACTGGAAAATGGTCTTTGTTTACATTCACAGAACAGGCCAG GTGATGCTGAAGATGAAAAGCAGACACGTAGCTGGGACCATcaccaagaagaaaaaga TTGTAGTGTTGGAGGTGGTGAAGGATATGCCGGCATGGCCAGGGAGGCATTTGCTGGAAGGTGGAGAGCAGCGCCACTACTTTGGGTTGAAAACAACACCGCGTGGAGTTGTGGAGTTCGAGTGCAGGAACCAGAGGGAATACGATATCTGGACTCAGGGCGTTGAGAGGCTCCTCACCATTGTAGCTGAGAGAAGGAATAGATACCGAGAACAAAAATGA
- the LOC100854030 gene encoding VAN3-binding protein isoform X1, producing the protein MPLLPFLGPTIPHLHSCMEMDHGIGIGGRLPETPPEPMEFLSRSWSASALQVSKALPPPPFPLSFPHPSFHSKAASSATIPVHEDLAGESEEPVTIAGNPFSFASSATSQLVLERIMSQSEVNAITPGRLSHSSGPLNGGQSCGGSLTEETDSPPVSPSDEFDDVVKFFSANNTLQTQFFGGRSGPGSGGNTPGGGARTVGRWLKDRREKKKEESRAQNAQLHAAVSVAGVAAAIAAMAAATAASSGSRKDEHMTKTDMAVASAATLVAAQCVEAAEAMGAERHHLASVVSSAVNVHSHDDILTLTAAAATALRGAATLKARALKEVWNVAAVIPVERGIGNGVSGNANNTQPNGKNSSETFPRENFIGVCSQELLARGSELLKRTRNGDLHWKMVFVYIHRTGQVMLKMKSRHVAGTITKKKKIVVLEVVKDMPAWPGRHLLEGGEQRHYFGLKTTPRGVVEFECRNQREYDIWTQGVERLLTIVAERRNRYREQK; encoded by the exons ATGCCGCTGCTGCCGTTTCTAGGACCGACCATACCTCACCTGCACAG ctGCATGGAAATGGACCACGGAATCGGTATCGGAGGGCGGCTGCCGGAGACCCCACCGGAGCCGATGGAGTTCCTGTCTCGGTCGTGGAGCGCCTCGGCTCTTCAAGTCTCCAAAGCTCTCCCTCCTCctccttttcctctttcttttcctcatccttcttttcaTTCCAAGGCTGCCAGCTCCGCCACCATTCCCGTCCACGAAGACCTCGCCGGAGAGTCCGAGGAGCCGGTCACCATTGCCGGGAACCCCTTCTCTTTTGCTTCCTCTGCCACTTCTCAGCTCGTCCTCGAACGCATAATGTCGCAATCA GAAGTGAATGCAATTACGCCTGGGAGGTTATCACACAGTAGTGGACCATTGAACGGTGGGCAGAGCTGTGGAGGGTCTCTTACAGAAGAAACAGACAGCCCACCAGTTTCTCCTTCGGATGAGTTCGACGACGTCGTTAAG TTCTTCAGTGCAAACAACACCCTCCAAACCCAGTTCTTTGGGGGCCGGAGTGGTCCCGGCAGCGGCGGAAACACCCCTGGGGGTGGAGCTAGGACAGTTGGGAGGTGGTTGAAGGACAGGagggagaagaagaaagaggagaGCAGAGCTCAAAATGCCCAGCTCCATGCGGCTGTTTCGGTTGCTGGTGTGGCTGCTGCTATAGCAGCCATGGCTGCAGCCACAGCGGCTTCATCTGGGTCAAGGAAAGATGAGCATATGACAAAAACAGACATGGCTGTTGCCTCAGCTGCAACGTTGGTGGCAGCACAGTGTGTGGAGGCTGCAGAAGCAATGGGAGCTGAGCGCCACCACCTTGCTTCCGTTGTTAGCTCTGCAGTTAATGTCCATTCTCATGATGATATCCTCACTCTCACTGCTGCAGCTGCCACAG CTCTGCGTGGGGCGGCGACCCTGAAAGCGAGAGCATTGAAAGAGGTGTGGAATGTGGCAGCAGTTATACCAGTGGAGAGAGGGATCGGAAATGGTGTAAGTGGTAATGCTAATAACACTCAGCCTAATGGTAAGAACAGCAGTGAGACCTTTCCCAGAGAGAATTTCATTGGTGTCTGTAGTCAAGAGCTGCTTGCCAGGGGCTCTGAGCTTCTCAAGAGAACTCGCAACG GTGATCTTCACTGGAAAATGGTCTTTGTTTACATTCACAGAACAGGCCAG GTGATGCTGAAGATGAAAAGCAGACACGTAGCTGGGACCATcaccaagaagaaaaaga TTGTAGTGTTGGAGGTGGTGAAGGATATGCCGGCATGGCCAGGGAGGCATTTGCTGGAAGGTGGAGAGCAGCGCCACTACTTTGGGTTGAAAACAACACCGCGTGGAGTTGTGGAGTTCGAGTGCAGGAACCAGAGGGAATACGATATCTGGACTCAGGGCGTTGAGAGGCTCCTCACCATTGTAGCTGAGAGAAGGAATAGATACCGAGAACAAAAATGA
- the LOC100854030 gene encoding uncharacterized protein LOC100854030 isoform X3, producing the protein MSTGFDGLPAFWLGFDMEEGGIVEAYEVQYSDLILLSSSSSSGGVSLSLSAAELSRLESISTSIMEALGPSGPGLLAVTGVPNTSTLRRSLLPLARKLALLNPQDRNRILKEHSLGSDVPLKNLDRSVSSFAMQLKYEQGSKSTQSGPSHKVNDSGNQEQDRNDVYGLSKIQNEEFKNLGSTFKDLGFCMMELGLHLARICDRAIHREELEQSLLESCSAKGRLIHYHSTLDSLIIKEMGRRKGFSKQKANHKRDQEHPIRNEQTAAEFPNLGKTGDAGSYCCDPSNLWQQWHYDYGIFTVLTAPLFILPCHAQSTKMEDHFCKYCEQECPSPSGHTYLQIFDPNKNNVLMVRASPDSFIVQVGESADILSKGKLRSTLHSVCRPGKLENLSRETFVVFLQPAWSKTFSISDYPMDHSVVSGQCDGIHCAGEEPGKLTREIHRIVPPLASRLKDEMTFAEFSRETTKQYYGGSGLQSKR; encoded by the exons ATGTCCACCGGCTTTGATGGATTGCCAGCATTTTGGCTTGGGTTCGACATGGAAGAAGGTGGAATTGTGGAGGCGTACGAGGTTCAGTACTCTGATCTAATCCTcctgtcttcttcttcttcttcaggtGGGGTTTCATTGTCACTATCAGCAGCAGAGCTGTCAAGGCTTGAATCCATCTCTACTTCAATAATGGAAGCCCTAGGACCCTCCGGCCCCGGTCTCCTTGCAGTGACTGGCGTCCCCAATACCTCCACTCTCCGACGGAGCCTTCTTCCCTTAGCCCGCAAGCTTGCGCTTCTCAACCCCCAAGATCGTAATCGCATTCTCAAG GAGCACAGCTTGGGGAGTGATGTTCCTTTGAAGAATTTGGATAGAAGTGTCTCCTCCTTTGCTATGCAACTCAAATATGAACAAGGTTCAAAATCCACTCAAAGTGGACCAAGTCATAAAGTAAATGACAGTGGAAATCAAGAACAAGATCGGAATGATGTTTATGGTTTGAGCAAAATCCAGAATGAAGAATTTAAGAATCTTGGGAGTACTTTCAAAGATTTAGGATTTTGCATGATGGAGCTGGGGCTCCATCTTGCACGGATATGTGATAGGGCCATTCACCGTGAAGAGCTTGAGCAGAGTTTGTTGGAATCATGCTCAGCAAAGGGGCGTCTTATACACTATCATTCAACGTTAGACAGCCTCATAATAAAAGAGATGGGGAGGAGAAAGGGGTTTAGCAAACAAAAGGCTAACCACAAAAGGGACCAGGAACACCCCATAAGGAATGAGCAAACTGCGGCAGAATTTCCCAACTTGGGTAAAACTGGAGATGCAGGTAGTTATTGTTGCGATCCTTCTAACCTATGGCAGCAGTGGCATTATGACTATGGTATATTCACTGTCCTGACAGCTCCGTTATTTATTTTGCCTTGTCATGCACAATCAACAAAAATGGAAGATCATTTTTGCAAATATTGTGAGCAAGAATGTCCATCCCCTAGTGGACACACATATTTGCAAATATTTGATCCTAATAAGAATAATGTCCTCATGGTGAGGGCTTCTCCTGATAGTTTCATTGTTCAGGTGGGGGAATCAGCTGATATCCTATCAAAAGGGAAACTTCGCTCCACCCTCCACTCAGTGTGCAGACCAGGAAAGCTAGAAAACTTGAGCAGAGAAACATTTGTTGTCTTCTTGCAGCCAGCATGGAGCAAAACTTTCTCTATCTCAGATTATCCCATGGACCACTCTGTGGTAAGTGGCCAGTGTGATGGAATTCACTGTGCTGGGGAGGAACCCGGTAAACTAACTCGAGAAATTCATAGAATAGTTCCTCCACTTGCATCACGGTTGAAGGATGAAATGACATTTGCGGAATTCTCACGTGAAACTACTAAGCAATATTATGGTGGCAGTGGATTGCAGTCAAAGAGATAA